Proteins encoded in a region of the Sander lucioperca isolate FBNREF2018 chromosome 4, SLUC_FBN_1.2, whole genome shotgun sequence genome:
- the npy2r gene encoding neuropeptide Y receptor type 2, with the protein MESDLWRLSAMDSADQLNMTQVEEYQLEPKSSNCCSTTGTVNDEPFLKLDDSTKLVGVRVILILAYSTIILFGVIGNSLVIYVVCKFKHLRSVNNFFIVNLAVADLLVNTLCLPFTLVNTLYGEWKFGQVLCFMLPYSQGLAVHVSTITMNVIALDRHRSIVYHMETKMSKDMCAVVIVITWAVSALLASPLAIFREYGTFVIPPYQSIQVCTEHWPGSSANGSIYSISALLVQYGLPLAINCVAYISIWNKLKNHVVYIGRNDRHQHRKKTTKMLVTMVVVFAVSWLPLHAFQLAVDIDSTVLFMKDFRLLFTVFHIVAMCSTFVNPILYGWMNNNYRVAFLSMCKCYQPFSSQSRHSKSRETQKNDRVCTDFKSTNL; encoded by the exons ATGGAG AGTGACTTATGGAGACTGTCTGCCATGGATTCAGCAGATCAACTCAACATGACCCAAGTGGAAGAATACCAACTTGAACCTAAATCTTCCAACTGCTGCTCAACTACCGGCACAGTAAATGATGAGCCCTTTTTGAAGCTGGATGACAGCACAAAGCTGGTTGGAGTTCGAGTTATTCTCATTCTTGCTTACAGCACAATCATATTGTTTGGAGTCATCGGAAACTCCTTAGTGATATACGTCGTCTGCAAGTTTAAACATCTACGGTCTGTCAACAATTTCTTCATTGTAAACTTAGCTGTGGCAGACTTGCTGGTGAATACGCTGTGTTTGCCTTTCACCCTTGTCAACACTCTGTATGGTGAGTGGAAGTTTGGTCAGGTGTTGTGCTTCATGCTGCCCTACTCTCAAGGCCTGGCCGTGCACGTGTCCACCATCACCATGAACGTCATCGCCCTGGACCGCCACAGGAGCATTGTCTACCACATGGAGACCAAGATGTCCAAAGACATGTGCGCTGTGGTCATTGTCATCACATGGGCTGTCAGCGCCCTGTTGGCCAGCCCCCTTGCCATCTTCAGGGAGTACGGGACATTCGTCATACCACCGTACCAGTCTATTCAGGTGTGTACAGAGCATTGGCCGGGAAGCAGCGCAAACGGAAGCATCTACAGTATATCAGCGCTTCTGGTTCAATACGGTTTACCTCTGGCCATCAACTGCGTTGCATACATCAGCATTTGGAATAAGCTGAAAAATCATGTGGTTTACATAGGTCGAAATGACCGCCATCAGCACAGGAAGAAGACCACTAAGATGCTGGTGACCATGGTCGTGGTTTTCGCTGTCAGCTGGTTGCCTTTACATGCGTTCCAGTTGGCTGTTGACATTGACAGCACGGTGCTGTTTATGAAGGATTTCAGGCTGCTTTTCACGGTGTTCCACATTGTGGCAATGTGCTCAACGTTTGTCAATCCCATCCTGTACGGGTGGATGAATAACAACTACAGGGTGGCCTTTTTGTCCATGTGTAAGTGTTACCAGCCCTTCAGTTCACAGTCAAGACACTCCAAaagcagagagacacaaaaaaatgacaGGGTTTGTACAGATTTCAAATCAACAAATCTCTAA
- the LOC116051756 gene encoding PDZ and LIM domain protein 3, producing MALNVVLNGPAPWGFRLTGGKDFNQPLTISRVTPGSKAAIANLCAGDVILAIEGVPATDMLHCEAQNKIKEASNRLGLTVERNESRLWSPRAVQDGKVHPYKINLEAEHQEYKPIGIAHNRKAQPFVAAANIDDTHQVVSSAYNTPIGLYSSGNIQDAMEGQIRGLVLPKPESHRTLTSIEDSDVYQMLQNDQAEPQEPRQSGSFKALQEFIDSDGTRPIVTRTVKAPTTRPTPPTGNLQKLPVCDKCGNGIVGTVVKARDKYRHPGCFVCSDCDVNLKQKGYFFVEGQLYCETHARARMRPPEGHDLITTFPSA from the exons ATGGCACTCAATGTCGTGTTGAATGGTCCGGCCCCCTGGGGGTTTCGCCTGACAGGAGGAAAGGACTTTAACCAGCCCCTGACCATCTCCAGG GTCACCCCCGGCAGTAAGGCCGCTATAGCCAACTTGTGTGCCGGTGACGTCATCCTGGCCATCGAGGGAGTCCCAGCCACAGACATGCTGCACTGTGAAGCCCAGAACAAGATAAAAGAGGCCAGCAACCGGCTCGGTCTTACTGTTGAAAG GAATGAATCAAGACTGTGGTCCCCACGAGCTGTGCAGGACGGTAAAGTTCACCCATATAAAATCAACCTGGAAGCAGAACATCAG GAATATAAACCTATTGGCATTGCTCACAACCGGAAAGCTCAGCCGTTTGTTGCAGCAGCGAACATCGATGACACGCATCAGGTGGTCAGTTCAGCCTACAACACCCCCATAGGCCTCTACTCCTCAGGCAACATCCAGGACGCCATGGAGGGCCAGATCCGAGGCCTGGTTCTACCCAAGCCTGAGAG CCACAGGACTTTGACCAGCATCGAGGATTCTGACGTGTACCAGATGTTACAGAACGACCAGGCGGAGCCCCAGGAGCCTCGGCAGTCTGGCTCCTTCAAAGCCCTGCAGGAATTTATTGACAGTGATG GCACTCGTCCCATTGTGACAAGGACAGTAAAAGCTCCCACAACCAGGCCAACTCCACCCACaggaaacctgcagaaactgcCCGTGTGCGACAAGTGTGGGaatgggattgt CGGGACGGTGGTGAAAGCACGAGACAAATATCGTCACCCTGGTTGCTTTGTGTGCTCCGACTGTGATGTCAACCTCAAACAGAAGGGCTATTTCTTTGTGGAGGGGCAGCTGTACTGTGAGACTCACGCTCGCGCTAGAATGAGACCACCGGAGGGACACGACCTCATCACAACTTTCCCTTCTGCATAG